One Gemmatimonadota bacterium genomic region harbors:
- a CDS encoding DUF885 family protein, producing MSAPPGPDRVTTAQSPSPDALDTFFETLYDLRPVDATFIGVHAHDHRLPDWSPDGHERAIHRWRVVGQALGEPDALDRHLMPEDWPAIDRAVARSHVDLTLAELASPHFTRGNPSLVIGEAAFSVVGLVTRDFAPPTQRASFLLQRLRAIPRFLAGAMATVAAHPVPATWADRARREAAAMERLLTDGIPRWCQAMAFADDRTQALVDAAQGAAGAVHAAAAALDDVTRTSDVARPAGEELLDACIHRGHWIGRSADELRREVLGALPEHQALLSARIREAGASSLAEVQERLSQDHPSAEDYLAAFHQCWDACRAASDAHDLVTWPDAPIQYVPIPEWTRMAAPSLYYLYYRSPAPFDTYPVYDYVVTPVDGLDDDSRARHLRAWNHSTIKLNHVVHHGALGHHVQNWYAYRAPTRVGRIAAADCASRIAMLQGGTMAEGWACYATDLMEEVGFLTLEERVAEQHTRVRMLARALVDLEFHTGRRSFDDAIHLYVDTVGMTPEMARAEATKNSMFPGTAMMYWFGTQGVHEARRAAATREGRAFSLRSFHDRFLAHGALPVALVQRLVAAEGERRTG from the coding sequence GTGAGCGCACCACCAGGGCCGGATCGCGTGACCACCGCGCAGTCCCCTTCACCAGACGCGCTCGATACGTTTTTCGAGACGCTCTACGACTTACGCCCGGTCGACGCCACGTTCATCGGCGTCCATGCCCACGACCACCGGCTCCCGGATTGGTCCCCGGACGGGCACGAGCGGGCGATCCACCGGTGGCGGGTGGTCGGACAAGCGCTCGGCGAGCCCGACGCTCTCGACCGCCACCTGATGCCGGAAGACTGGCCGGCGATCGATCGCGCGGTCGCTCGCTCCCACGTCGACCTCACGCTCGCAGAACTGGCCTCGCCCCATTTCACGCGCGGCAATCCATCGTTGGTTATCGGTGAAGCGGCGTTCTCGGTCGTTGGCCTGGTGACCCGAGATTTCGCACCACCCACCCAGCGCGCCTCGTTCCTCTTGCAGCGCCTCCGTGCCATCCCCCGGTTCCTCGCCGGGGCGATGGCCACCGTCGCCGCACACCCCGTCCCGGCCACGTGGGCGGACCGCGCACGTCGCGAGGCGGCGGCGATGGAACGCCTCCTGACCGACGGCATCCCGCGGTGGTGTCAGGCGATGGCATTCGCGGACGATCGCACCCAGGCACTGGTAGACGCCGCCCAGGGCGCCGCGGGGGCCGTACACGCCGCCGCCGCTGCGCTCGACGACGTCACGCGCACCAGCGATGTGGCCCGACCCGCCGGGGAGGAACTGCTCGACGCCTGCATTCATCGGGGCCATTGGATCGGCCGATCCGCGGACGAGCTGCGCCGCGAGGTCCTGGGCGCCCTGCCGGAGCATCAGGCGCTCCTCTCGGCGCGCATCCGGGAGGCTGGTGCCAGCTCCCTGGCCGAGGTGCAAGAGCGACTCTCGCAGGACCATCCGTCCGCGGAAGACTACCTCGCCGCATTCCACCAATGCTGGGACGCCTGTCGCGCTGCCTCAGACGCCCACGACCTCGTCACCTGGCCGGATGCCCCGATCCAGTACGTGCCCATCCCCGAATGGACGCGGATGGCCGCTCCGTCCCTGTATTACCTGTACTACCGCTCCCCAGCGCCCTTCGACACCTACCCGGTCTACGACTACGTGGTCACGCCAGTCGACGGCCTGGACGATGACTCCCGCGCGCGGCACCTCCGCGCGTGGAACCACTCGACGATCAAGCTCAACCATGTCGTTCATCATGGGGCGCTGGGCCACCACGTCCAGAACTGGTATGCCTACCGCGCGCCCACGCGGGTCGGGCGCATCGCGGCGGCCGACTGCGCCAGCCGAATTGCCATGCTCCAGGGTGGCACGATGGCCGAGGGCTGGGCGTGTTACGCCACCGACCTCATGGAAGAGGTCGGGTTCCTCACACTAGAGGAGCGCGTCGCCGAGCAGCACACGCGCGTGCGGATGCTGGCCCGTGCCCTCGTGGACCTGGAGTTTCACACGGGGCGCCGCTCCTTCGACGACGCGATCCACCTCTACGTCGATACCGTGGGGATGACGCCGGAGATGGCGCGGGCCGAGGCGACCAAGAACAGCATGTTCCCTGGGACCGCCATGATGTACTGGTTTGGGACGCAAGGAGTCCATGAGGCACGCCGGGCGGCGGCGACCCGTGAGGGACGTGCATTCTCCCTGCGCAGCTTTCATGACCGGTTCCTCGCACACGGGGCCCTGCCGGTGGCCCTGGTCCAGCGACTGGTCGCCGCGGAGGGCGAACGCCGTACAGGCTGA